Below is a genomic region from Silurus meridionalis isolate SWU-2019-XX chromosome 10, ASM1480568v1, whole genome shotgun sequence.
CAATGGTTAAAGACCTGGGAGGTATTTGAGAcaccaacttgtcttttgaaaatcatatcacctactgtatataacaaaaacagctttttagtgaggcctacacataacacatatcataaccttgtgcttaTCTGATCTCATCACACTATCatcttgtgcttgttaatattatgaacagcagctacgctaattcctttccactgcttctctttctcaaaccatcccgaggcatcctgaggttgtgctcacactcttgatatcactcaaatgaggatggattcccctttttagtctggttcctctcaaggtttctttctcataacatctacaTCAACAATaaagttttccttgccacagtcaccctaggcttaaattttaaattctgtaaagcctctttgagacaatgtccattgtgaaaagcgctatagaaataaacttgaatttgaAAATTATTTTCCACTATGTATCTACTttagattaaaataatatttagaacatttatttacttgCATAAACTACTGAGACAAAAAGTCTATATGAATctaaaacaaaaggaaaccGAACACAGTATTGGTTAAATAACAGATATAATGTAATATGTTACATTCTTAATCTAAATGTGTCAAATTTTCTTTAATAGCCACTTTGATAATTGTGGCTATTAAAGTGGCTATGAACTTTTCACGAGACTTGGGAGAGACAAGACAGTATTGTTTTCCATATAACTCAAAGAGAAAATCGAGAATTATTCTTTTGaaaaacagaaattaaattGCAATAACCTAAGTACTAACAGAACTCTTGTTTAACTCTCAGAATATTATGCAACTCTAAATAGAAAAAGCTATGCTCAATAATATAGATAAACTTGATTAAACATTTACACTTAATGTTCGTGATTAAACACTGTACACCCCCTCATCCCCcaacagaaaaatacaaaatctaaaTTCCTCCTCATTAATATTGTGCTTTTAATGTATATGCACCACTGTCTCAGCATGCATTTTACTAAACATTAGTGGATTGCAATTCTAACAATAGATAAGAGTAGCTAGTAAAGATTAGCAAATAGAAAATTACATAATTACTAAATTactaaacagaaaaacagtgtACATCGGTTTAAAATCATACATATGGTTAAAGTAAGTTAAAATTATGTCTGATGGCTTCTCAATCTGACTATAAACCTTATTCTATTATACTCTCTTGgttttattgtctaaataaaataaatacctgCAACCATATTgcataaattaaagaaatatgaaattaCCCTCATGTTCAACAAGTTTTTAGTCTAATGTTCAGCAACTTACCACAACAAAAAGAGTTCACTGGTGCAGCCATACACCCTGTACAGAAGGAAACAAAAAGAGGATTATTCATGTGACACTAAGATACTAAGGTGTAAATGCAGGAAAGTGCATATAATAATCTAATTCATCACATCGGCTGCCTCCAGtcctgttgtttttattattatcattattgctTGATTAAGGTAGAAGAGCCTCTTCTGTGAACCTTCTCAAAGACTCCTAAACATTTTCAGTTGCTACAACCATATATTTCACTATTTATCTGTATTTCAAACATAATTACAGACAGATATTCTCTTCAAGATTTACTAATCTTttgttacatttcatttatctcttttttcaattcttttgattgcatttaaaattcatatttaagcTAGAGACACTTTAATTGGCTAATAAAGATTTGAAATGTACTGAATTTCACAGCTTATGCTATTTTGGTTTCAGACTAATAACACTGATGAACCCTCACTTAAAATtcattcctccattttctcaattactcccttttttttgttaaaagttCCAGGTTTCTGGATGTGCACTTGACAGAGCATCTCTCCTAGTATTTCAGCACCACCTGTTTAGCAAAGAAGACCCAGCAGCACCTTTACTTTCTACAGAAGATAAAGAGACCCAACTGGCATCAGTCATTTAATGGAATGTATACATATGTGTCTTTTGCTGTTGTTCTACATGAAGAGGAAGTTTCTTTTCTAGCCACCATCACAGGTGACTGGAATGCCTAATTGTCCTAggattaataatgtaaaaagcACTCACAGAGCCCCTAGCCTTTACAGGAACTAAGAAAAGTACCGCTTACTCATTCTTAATGTCTCGACTGCCtttgggtataaaaaaaaaaaatccaggcaCTAATTCGGCAGACTCTGCTGGATTATTTTTAcgcataaataaaatactgctCCCCTCTGCCATTTTCCTCTCAGTGAACTCAGAAATGGACAAATCTTTATCACCTTGACCTGCACGTTAGCTACAAATTATGAGAGGAGAGGATAATTGGAAGAGGACCTTTACTACCACCACTGCCCACTTTGGCTGAGACCAAGTTTCAGCTGATAAACTGCCACCCAAAATGAGATGTCTGCCAGACATACTCAGATACATACAGAAACATAGTTGTTAGGAGAAGAAAGAATAGAATGAGTTGAGGCACAATTTAGCCGCCTGGTTGGACAATCATTTATACAAATACTTACGTCCTAAAGCCATTGGTGCAGCCATGAGCCCTGTCAggtaaacaaaaacagattttttttttgctttataataACTAACAATTGTATTCAAATAGCAGAAgcttatttattcaaattaagaAGCTCATATATTTAACTGATATAGAAACCAgttaagaaatatttttaaaatttattaaataatattttttaatttacaaattAGATTCttatttctaaaagaaaaaaatacttaaaaatgaaCTGTTTACATTGTTACAGATTAAATCAGCTGCATCCTTTCAGTGTTTTAATAATTAGCATTACTGCTTGACTAATGTAAAAGAGTCTCGTCTAGGAACAATTTCACAGACTCCTACTCACAAACTTATCTTTTACTATTTATCATCTTTCAAGCACAATTACATACAAATGTTCTCTTTAAGGTCCACAGCTCTTATAGATTCTATTGTTTCAATTAATTGATCTCTTTTTCAAtcttttgtttgcatttaaaatttatatttaagcTATAGACACTTCAACTGGCTCCTAAAAATTTGAAAGGTACTGAATCAAAATTTCTGATAACACTGATGAACTCTCACTTTAAATTAATTCCTCCATTTTCCCAttacttcctttttttactACACCCGTTGTTAGGGCCCTCCTCAGAAGCATGCAACTATGGAAAGTGTTAAAAGTTCCAGGTTTCTGGATGTGCACTTGACAGAGCATCTCTCCTTGTATTTCAGCACCACCTGTTTAGCAAAGAAGACCCAGCAGCACCTTTACTTTCTACAGAAGATGAAGAGACGCAACTGGCATCAGTCATTTAATGgaatgtatacatatatgtcTTTTGCTGTTGTTCTACATGAAGAGGAAGTTTCTTTTCTGGCCACCATCACAGGTGACTGGAATACCTAGTTGCCCCAggattaataatgtaaaaagcACTCACAGAGCCCCTAGCCTTTACAGGAAATAAGAAAAGTACCGCTTACTCATACTTAATGTCTCGACTGCCTTtgggtataaaataaaaaaaaagaatctgctGAATTCTTTttgtgcataaataaaatactgttcCCCTCTGCCACTTTTCCTCTCAGTGGTCCCAGATCTCTCTGAAGGTGCCGTCGCACTTCGAGATCCCTCCGCAGGCAACGCTGTGCCATAAAGTCCCTCTAAAAGCGCCGTCGCACTTCAGGGTCCCTCTGAAGGCGACGTCACTCTTGCACAGTTCCTCCAAAGGCGACGCAACACTTCACAGTTCCTCCAAAGGCGACAACATGCTTCCAAGCTCCTTTAAAGGCGACGTCAAGCTTCCAAGCTCCTTTAAAGGCACCGTCACGCTCCAAGGGCTCACTGAAGGAGCCGTCACACTTTAAGAACCTTCCGAATGCGCCGTCATGCTACAAAGTCTCTCTGAGGCGACAGCGTGATTCAAAGATCCTCTGGAAGAAGCCGTCGCACCTCGGACATTCACATAGGGTGGCGTTGCACCTCTGCCATCCACTGAGAGTGCCGTCGCGCCTCAGACAGCCACAGAGGGCACCGTCACGCCACAGAGTCCCACCACAGGTGTCACTGCGCTCCTGAGTCCTACCGAGAGCACCGTCGCACCCCACAGTCTAATCCAAACCTCTGCAGAGGGCGTCTCTCAGCCTCTGTTCTctgccgagggcgtcgctcagCCTCTGATCTCCACTGAGGGCGTCGCTCAGCCTTCGATGCCTGCTAGAGAGGGTCACTTAGCCTCTCACCTCCCCCGAGGGCATTGCTCAGCCTCTGATGTCCACCAAGGGCGTCACTCGGCCTCTGACCTCCGCTGAGGGCGTCGCTCTGCTCCCGAGCGCTGACAGGGCGGTTTCTTCGTTCCCAAGCTTTGCAGAGGGAATCGCTCCGCTCCCGACCTCCACAGAGGGTGTCGCTCAGCCTCTGATCCCCGCCAAGGGCGTGTCGCTCTGCTCGAGACCTCTACAGAGGGCGTTGCTCCGCCTCAGGTCCTTCCTGACCTTCCCAAGTTCCTTGGTGATGCGGGCCTGTCCAAGTCTTCTCTATTCCAGGCCTCCTCCTTCGACTGTGGATGGGTGGCGAGACCCTCCTCGGCGTGCCCTGGCTCACCTGGCGAGGGTGGGTTTGGGGTGTCGGGAGCCGCCCCTGGAGGgagggggtaatgtcagggatccTCCTGCCATGCTTCCCTCCACGGCTCTCTCTCAGCCTCTCCCGGCGCTAATCGCAGACACCTGTCCCTCGTTACCTTTCCCCTTTAAAAGGTCCCAGTTCCACCTCACCCGCTTTCGGATCTACTTGGTTGCTACCGTGATCTACCGGACCCctgaccgccagcattccccacTGGTTCTTGATCCTGGTTCAGACTCTAAGAACTCTTTACGGATTATACCCGCTATAGGGATCATAGCCACTATACGGATTACACCCTCAATCAGAATTCTACTCGCATTACAGTAGTACTCCTCCTAGACTCTTTGTCTACTGAACGTAAAATAAAGTATGATAGAGTTACTCTCGCTTCCTATGCGTGGTCACTGCCGTGACACATGCTCAGATACATACAGAAACATAGTTGTTAAGGAGAAGAAAGAATAGAATGAGTTGAGGCACAATTCAACTGCCTGGTTGCACAATCAATTATACAAATACTTACGTCTTGAAGCCATTGGAGCAGCCATGAGCCCTGTCAggtaaacaaaaacagattttttttttgctttataataactaacagttttatttaaataggaGTTATATAAAGAAGCTCAAATATTTAACTGATATAGAAAACAGTTgagaaatatttttacaaattgtatatatatttttttaatttacaaattAGATTCTTATTTCTGaaacaaacacttaaaaattAACTGTTTACATTGTTACAGATTAAATCAGCTGCATCCTTTCAGTGTTTTAATAATTAGCATTACTGCTTGACTAATGTAAAAGAGTCTCGTCTAAGAACAATTTCACAGAATCCTACTCACCGTGCTACAAACTTATCTTTCACTATTTATCATCTTTCAAGCACAATTACATACAAATGTTCTCTTTAAGGTCCACAGCTCTTATAAATTCTATTGTTTCAATTCAattatctctttttttccccaaatctTTTCTATTCTTCAAcagaaaaaatttatatatagcaaaaaaattattcaagcTAAAGCCTCCaaacattttgtatatatatcattcttgcattcatttaatataactttttttatatttctgtgcatttttttttttggtctaacCTTTTATGTCTCTATCCATTTACATCTTAAAATGTTAAAGCTATTGAGTTGTACTGTTTCTTGGCTGAGAATAACCGTTTCACGTGAACTTTCTAAGTATAGTAGGAACACTAGGAACAATTTACAAGGTCATATTAACATGCACTCTACTATTGGTCATTTATCTCTCATTCCTGAAATACCCTACTAATCATATTCTACAAGCTGTCTAGCAACAACTCCGTAATTGCCTTGTAAACATCTGTACACTATAGTAACCTATATCACCACCTAGCAACGCCTTTAAAAACAACTGGGTTAGCAACTGCCTAGCACTTTAGCAAAGAATATgaatatagaaaacattttaacGACTTTAAGCTAGTTTTCAGCCTTTTAACCTTCACAAGATTAATTGTTCAAAACAAACAAGTGGAATAGCATAGCGACTATTTAGTAACATCTTAACAACCACCTTTTGATATGCATACCTGTTGTACCATTTTCAAATCTAAATTTCAACCAGAATcagaatgcaattattttc
It encodes:
- the LOC124392114 gene encoding uncharacterized protein LOC124392114, with product MSTKGVTRPLTSAEGVALLPSADRAVSSFPSFAEGIAPLPTSTEGVAQPLIPAKGVSLCSRPLQRALLRLRSFLTFPSSLVMRACPSLLYSRPPPSTVDGWRDPPRRALAHLARVGLGCREPPLEGGGNVRDPPAMLPSTALSQPLPALIADTCPSLPFPFKRSQFHLTRFRIYLVATVIYRTPDRQHSPLVLDPGSDSKNSLRIIPAIGIIATIRITPSIRILLALQ